TACGCTGATAGGCAGCGCTAGTACCTACGGCATCAATGTCACCAAGGCTCTTACCCTTCCTGGTGTTTGTGGTGTCCCCACACCTCCGCTTTCATTGTGCTCAGGTTCGTTCTCAACCTCCCACTTGCAGCATCTCTTTTTCTCCCATCTTTTCCTAAACGTTATGTGCACATGATGGGGTATGGTCGGCCACACTTTTTTTTTGCGGTGGAAAGAGTTAAAGTCAAAACTCATGTCCTAGATAGAGTGGTGGAATTTGGATATTTCATTTTGTGGATCCATCTCAAACCATATAGTGTCGTTGTAGATTATCCCAGCTACCCCATAATTTGAGTTTActctttttcttattcaatgTTCTGCGTTCACGGGTTTTACGAACCAAAACAAGTACATTGGAATTGATGACCAGTATTATATTCCATTCCCAGACCCACAACTTACAAGCTTGTAGCTGGGCACCTCATAAATGCCTTGGTTATCGCTGCATGTGAACCTGCCACATTCCTCCATCTAATTTCAACCATGAGATtgtaaagaatagaaaaaattaggGTCATTACAAAAGAaggaaatattataaaatttgatgtttttttttttttttttctaataagacTTTTGATGCCCGGAATAAATAACCTCATCCCAACCtcattccatttatttaaaataattattattttgattttattaaaaaaatattaaaaagagtaGAGTGGAGCAAAAAGACTATGACCtacccatttaatttttttaattatattaaaataaatatattttataaaatattataatgttttataacttatattattacttattattattattattatttatatattaaaaataagaaaataaaaattaaattaattttatatataatccgATGGAATAGGATAAGATAATATCCAAACCTATCTTGAACCCATCTCAAACCTAATcacggatttttttttttttaaatttcaaatttgtccTATTAGGGCAAAGCGGAATAGGTATATGAAAAGATCTACCTCATTATCATCCCTAATCATAAATACACATATCCattacaaataaacaaaaatgtttggttaggttttttatttttcaattaaatttaatctaTTGCTAGCTAGTTTCATAGTTTGGAGCTTgagtttcttttatttaatggTTAACGTCACAAATGCATATgcgattttaattaaaattgttactgttttattaatttattattaaatatttccaagaaataaagaaatatgaaaaaggtAGGTGATGTAAAATTTTGCATCAATAAAATTCTCCATCGCTGCCAGCTTTCTTCCTTTGGATGATGGCCTCATTTATGCCAACCAACTCCACTGTCGGTGATGGGACTCACTTGTGAAGTGGGGATGTAATCTATGAAATTCTCTTTTCTAAGATTGTGGGCTTGAAGGTCTATGCTCCTATGACAGATTTTAGGAGTTTGACGATGGAAGGACAGCCACAATAACCCAGCACTAGAAGGATAATGTTATTTAAGAGGCTCACCAGTCACCAGCTCGTCATGTGATTCATACCTAATTTTCTAGAGCCGCCTCACATGTAGACTTTATGCGCCGAGCCAGACCTTATGGACATTATTACCCTGTGACTTTTATGATATCTCTAGAACCTTTTATAGGTGAAATCAATTTATTATGGTTGTTGCCATAGTATCTTTGTTCTCAATTCCTAGTACTAGGAACAATAGGCACAACAGACCAGTAAATCCTAGTGATGATTCGATGACATAACTTACTATCTTTGGTAGTTAAAGATATGATACAATGGGCACTTTCTATCGCTACTCTCTTAGTACCTGACTGGTAAGGAGCTTGAGATCAACGAGAAAGTAGGCTCGAAGAAGGATGGAAGGGATCTGAAAGAATAGCCAAAGCTTGTGAAGTACTTGAAATAAATCGGTAACCCAAGGAGAGATTTTCAGATCAAACAAATGAATCTCCTTAAAGAAATCTGAAGCTTTAGAATCAAATGTTGAATGGGAACGAAGACGGCTTTTGAGACCTTTTGGGAAACTGGGGCATCGAATGTTGGCATTAGAATTGTGAAGAATGAAGAGTGAAGAGTGAAGAGTGAAGAGAAAGAGCCTAAGTTTGAGACATTGAGTATTTATAcgacatatttatatttagttataaaattaGGACGATATATAGGACCAACTTGTCTTTATATTCCAGGCAAACTGGGGCAGCACAATACTCCAATCTTTGTCTTGTACCCGACATGACTTCTATAATTTTCCCCAAACTTTTCCCTACTTGTTCAAAGTTTATCACCTCTTGTTACTCTTGTTTCATTTATTGCGAGGAAAGTTATCTTAGACGTTAGCACATATTGAAGAGGTTTTGAGTAACGAAGATTGGATCTCCCATGGCTGATCATCTCTAGGACATCCTTGTTTATGTTGATACTACTAGGGAGACTTGTAAGTAATGAATATCTAATCCAAGAAGCAATATTCTCTAGAGCTGAGATCATCCCATGGCTGCTTAGTTGCCTACTTTTGTAAGAAACAAGCGACAGGGACGCATGTTACATGGTGCGTGGTCCCTTCTTGTTGTCAGTTTTCTACAATGTTTTTCCTAATACAATATCTAGATACATTAATAACATATTCTCTGCAAACCATAATTTTTTACTCCGATTGGAAGTACCTTTGTTGAGTTTCTGGGAGAAAATTATTAAGCATTTTCCCAACTATACAATTacttaaaaaatcttttaaaatgcTGCAGAGGatctatactatgctagctatgtgCTATTTTATCCACTATTGGCTGTCCATAGCATAAGCTTTTAAAAGTTATGGCAACAGTATGTTAGTACACCAACCACCATGCCATGTGCTGCTGCATAAATTAATTCATCTATTAGCTAGCTAGGCATGGCTCGATTAGACCTAGAAAAAGCAGAAAACAATAATGTTAATATCAAGGGATTTGCCTTACCGTCAGTGCAGAAACTGGGTTTTCTCTATATCTGTGTTCTGATCAAGTTTGGGCATGGCTGTTGATGCAATATCCCTCATTTACAGTCTGATTTTCTATAGAATACTGCAAAGTCTGGGTGGTGTTGACACCCATTTGGACATGTACCTGATTTTTTTCAGTTGCAGACTCACCAATATCCATCATTTTTCATGGGATAACTAAACATATATGTTACTGTTTAAATCTCATTGTTCACAAACAAATTGCAGGATCACCAACAGGATCACCAATAGGATCACCAGCAGGATCACCAGCAGGACTATCAGAAGGATCTCCAACAGGATCGATAGCCGAGTCTCCAAAAAGCCTTGGAACTTCAACCATTGTGGAGTCCTCCTCTCTGGCCTTCCTTCTTGTCTTAGCCATTTCGTTTCTCACAGCACTCTTCTGATTTCGAAATTTATGGCTCAGAATAATAGTTCCTTCTCCTCATCCGTTGATCAGTGTTGCAACCATTATTCTATGCCTAGTGACCCCAGTAATAATATGTAGAATTACTACTCATTTCATAACTTTCATGAAGAGGatccattatttttttcatttctttatagTGTATCTTGTGAAGAAGCCACATCATTCTGGGTACagcatttattttcttatattaatatcGTGTTTTCCATTAGAGTGTTGTTCATGTTAATGAACTGAAGCATCTATTCAAGAGAGAAATTCTCCAATTCATTTGTCCTTGTCTTGAAGGGAGCACATGAACTTCTAGGCcaaaaattttggtttctaAACAAGGCGTAAAGAAAAAAGCTGTCCATGGCAAACACTAGAATAGTGCACCACAATTGAAGACCAATATGCTGATCTAAAAGTATTGCTCATTTAATTTCTATCTTtacaaactaaaagaaaaaaaaaaaaggaggggaaggtgaagaagaagaaacatgaaATTTAGAAGGGAAAATGGAGGTGCGTAATTCTAGAAGATGTTCAAGGAAAAGTAACCAGCACAGAGTGTAAACATTGCAATAAATTTATTCGTCTCTAATCCATCACATAAAAGGAAGACCTAAAttaaaccttttttattttttcgaaTCACAAACTGCAAAGTCAAGAAAAATGTGAAGTGGCCACTATTAAAAGCCTTGTGGCCATTTCTCAACTTTGTTGTATATAGTGACAATTTTCTCTTGTTTCGTTGCcataaaaaatactaaggatGATGATGAGGCATATCCTAATAAACTTTGTCTCCGTAGGATATGATAGGatatgatatgtatatattaaaatattataccCCATTGGATAAGAAACACATATCCTTAGATATGATTTCCAATGGGATATAATAtcctaaatatatatatcttatgcACATGATATTTTAGGGTAACACATTCAATgtaatatgttatattatattatatttaatttgtaaaataaaaaaaaaaattgtatgaaatatatattattttcaatatttaaaataaaaatgatatcatattttaatattttttatttaaaaaaaatgaaatttctcttatgtttaacaatattcatgattaaaatattcaaactttacaaataattttttttatattatgttatttaatatataaaaaaatataaatcatatattaatattattttataaatatttttaaattttttcatttttaactataaatttaatttataataaaaaatttattttacaaatttagtatattaaaaaaaataaaaataaactaaatttatgatacatgaaatatgcatatctcatatcttagcatgagattaacatatcttatgtaaaaatgataaaaaaaaaaaaaaaagataatatatccCACCACTTATCATATCCCATGGTTAAACATAAGATATGATAAGTGATGAAAGAACTTATCTTATTTCATCATCAATTGAATATGGGATAGTATATAATATACCCTTTCATCCTATCTCATATTATATCTGGCCAATCAAATATAGCTTTAGATTAGttgatcaatttcttttttctttatgttctacatgctaaaaaaaatggtttcctAGTTGAAACATACCGCAGAAGCTtcctttgattttaataaagaaCCTAGGTATATATGTTCACAGCTCTCTCAATGCACACTTGTGATAACCAAAAATAGGATAGacaaataaagtgaaaaaacaaaaagaaataaaaagcatgaacaaattttaaagataaaataacagaaataataataataataataataataataataataataaataaaagttagaatctataaaaataatataaaataaaatctagaagGGCTTTGGCATATATGTAGAGAGAGTTCAGAGGGTGATGAGATGAGACTTTGGTATATCTGTAGGATCAAAATCATTATTGGATTGCAATTCCAACTTCCCAAGCCTGAGAAGACTCTCAGTTGCTAAAATGGCTTTTGGATCGATATCATGCAAAGACCTTGCATACAGACTCCTACATGCAGCAGATGCAGCTTCACTCAATTCCTTGTTCTTTGTTGGTCCCATTAGGCAATGACCCAAAATTCTCAACACTGGTTGCAGAAGCTCCCATGGCAGAGGAATCCTCCCCTCATTcacttctctttccttttcagATTCAGTCGTTCCAGAAATACCCTTCTCCTGAACCCCACCTTCCTTGTACATATCCCCATTCTGACCAGCCCATACCACACAAAACTCGCAGAAATCTACCTTAGACCCCACTGGCATTTGCGATATCTTACTGTAGTACAATTCTAATGCAACACCAACTATGCGTGCCCTTCGGCTTGATCTCACAGTCCCATGAGGCTCCAAACTTGGCGATACCACAGCCAAATTCTGCTCGGTGTCGTCCTTTTTCAATGGTGCTTTCGTCTCATGGTAGATACTCGAATGTGACAGATCCGGGACGTTGACAGTTATCGCCTGCCCAGCACGTGAGGTGGTCTCATGAGCATAGAGAACCAACAGGACCGCTTCAAACCCAGCAAGATGCTTCCTTAGGACTCGAGAGAGGTAAACACCTGCAATGATTGGGATGAACCGAAGAACCACCAGTTGGAGTTTGGGGTCGGATGACTGGAATGTGTCATAAAGCCATCGGCAGAGATTGTTGTCTCCAGCGCCGGAGTTGGGTTGGCGTAGGAGTGATGAGATCTGTGACGTGATTTGAGGGTCATGGAGGAGAGCAAGCGAGGGGTTTGGGGAGGaagagagggagggaggaaCGACGGTGACAATGTGAGAGAGGGCTTGAATGGTAGATTGAACTTTGGAGATGGAGTCAAGGGGTGATGAATCTGAGGTTGTGGGGGTGGTTTCAGACATCGTTTTGCTTGCTTAGAGATAGGAGAGAGACGTGAatgtagaagaaaaagaaggatgTGTCCTTTTGAGTGGTGATGGCAAAGAGAGAACGTGTCAATGAAGGTGAAACAAATCTGAGAGAAATGCGGAGACAAAGATGGATGTTTTCCAAATGCGCTTCCTTAATTTTATGACTGCGTACCttttcctatttgttttttctttgcaaCATTCAAAAGTTCTGAAAATGTTACaaactaatctattttttttccctctttgtttTGTTGCAAGCGAAGTATAAGAGATGGAATTCGGACAGTCGGCCATTCCAACTTTAATCTGACCCAGTATCTAGGACGGTTTCAACCATCAGTTTGTAGCATTTAGGTTGACTTCGGGTTCAATTTTCTCTACTGGAATTAAACCTAATCAATATTGGatttaatgttttcataatatattattaacaatatttattttgtatgcttttcaaaatcatattaaagGAAGAGGGCTgatgtaattatatatattatgtacCATGTCATTTAACTATAGATAGATTAGCTTCttcatttttgttatcattatctTGAAGGTAAGGATTTTGTCGTGAAAGTTCTTTTGCCATGAAAACACATTTGTGGCATGTTTATCCCAATAACTCTATCACTAATTAATTTTACTcaggaataaaaaaattcatcaataaaaatatttttactatgaACTTTGATTTGTAtactaaattcttttttttttttttgtgggaaaaggaattttctaatattgatttaattttcatgtcaaaatactATCCTTTGCAACTAATACTATTTTATGCAAAATTTAACTTTTagtaatgaatttaattttaatggtaaaataatatcttttgcattgaatattattttgttgCAAAATGTAGCTTTTGGGAACGATttcattttcatgaaaaaataatattttttttaaaaaaaaattgatttttgtggCATAAGAGATCTTTTGGTGACAAAAATAGTTTGTGACAAAAACAACTATATACATCTAATCGGATTTTCAACCCTGGATCTTTTAGGGTGCATGCAATCTATTCCTAGGGTTCTTTAAATCTAATCACAACGGAAGcaataaacatttaaaaaccTATATCTAGATATTATGGATGTTTTACCTTAAATCTAGATGTTCTCAAATCAAATCTAATCCAATGGGGTTGTATAGGGTGAAGCACAAGTCTTGCCAACCAAGCAACCTTCCACTTAGTCACTTTCTTTCACTAATCTAGACATTAAAGAAAGGTGCTCTTCTCTTTAGAAGGGGAAGGTGGGTTTCTCTCTAGAATCTCAAACTGATGAGCACAAAACTGAAACGCCCTAAACCCAAAAGGAGTTTATAAAGATTTCCCTatagacttaagtgacttgagctcaacTTGGGCTTGGGTCATTTAATCTAGCCCActttcctaattaattaattaactctatTGGATActagttaattaattagtcttgtCTAAAAGATCATTTATGTGATCTGGTGCAACCTTGCATTTTTACTAAAGTGctcttatacatatatatgaattataaaCCTTAAAAATACCCTCAGAATTGTGCCACCAGTAGATTGAgtagggaccattgggacccatatgAAAATACTTGCtgcttaaaattaaattatgaagttaaatcaacattccactatagaAAGTCAATTGCacattagtattttataaagttacaatGAGATATAACTTAAGTTCATGACCTATTATCCAGTACTATATACAAATTCCCCATGAAttagtgtttgtaatctaacaaagtaAATGCTATCAACCTCTTAAGAATCACCTTtataatccttgagttacatatccttctattatgtgatcaattgatatattTGAACTCAatagagcatatgtcaaatttcacttaagAAATTATTACaaccataaatttcatgatcacatgtccttaaaatcacccaatgggacatattgtctcaatcatatgagatatcatggtgtttttattaagaatacctattgtcactaGCCTCTGttaacaatgacccaatctatagggaatatatgactaCTTTAAGGTCTTACCCATGGTCAAAGCTTCTTGTTGACTtcaacataaatttaatatcctctcaaggttgataATTCAtacagtatagtagcttggtgaaccATGACTACCCAATTGTCAATGTCATGATttttgtccaatgtgtaaccatacatactagtatactcaccatggaaaacccatCTCAATGACCAAGACTGGTCATTCCTCTAATTTAGAAAGTAATGCACTATAGTCTCAAACAGATTACCTGAACAAGCCATGAACaaattatctacttataaggaacttTTGACTTAGATCTTCCGTGCAACTCCTAATTTAGTCAACTCATATATGAtgcaagagaaaaaagaattagaatcataatataaatattattgaatttcattgATTATTACATTAGGTCATTCTTTTAACGGCTTTACCCTAACAATATATATGGTTCAACCACCAAgctttttttaatccaaattatCCATCTCATGTGTGTAAGCTTTGTAAGGTTATTAGTGACCTTAAGCAAGCACCACGTGCTTGGTACCATGAGCTCCATCAACTTCTTATCACCTCAAGATTTTAGAATTCTTATGTTAACACCTCTCTATTTGTCCCCAACTTCGCTGGTGaaactatttatatttttgtgtatgttgatgacattattATCACAAGTGTTGATGCTACCAAGGTTCAATGCTTTGTGGACCTTCTTACCCAACCTTTCTCTCTTAAGGACCTTGAACCTCTTGCAATTTCCTTAGAGTTGAAGTAATTCCACACCAAAATGGGTTACTTTTGTCTCAACAATGATACATTATAGATCTTCTTGCTCGTACTATGATGACTAAGGTAAAGACTGTCTCCACAATGATTCCTACAAATCCACCACTATCTATTCAGGTTGGTTCTACTCTTTTTGATCCAACTTAATATCATGTCATTGTTTGAACTTTGCAGTACTCATGTCTTACATAGCCTGATATAGCAGTTATGGTAAGCAAATTATCTTAGTTCATGCATTAACTCACTACTGAACATTGGGCTTTTCTAAGTGCCTTTTACGCTGTCTATGTAGACTTTTGATCATGGCAtttaacttttccaaaactctCCACTAACTCTACATGCTTTCTTAGGTGCTAATTAGGTAGGCAACAAAGATGATTTCTCATCCACTCATGCTTACATCATGTATCTTAAATGCAATCCAATCTCTTCAAGCTCTAAGAAAAAACCCACAGTTGCTCATTCCTCCACATAAATCAAATACAAATTTGTtgttgttaggaatttgaggctaatccaaactatggtaatcaccctagagggggggagggtaaatagggtgatggtctctttttcacaaatttaaactatgcaaaaataagagacaattatatgcaaatatataataaacaaaataaacacaattgcatataatttaaaagagttagggaagagagagttcaaacacgagagtttatagtggttcggcacttccttgcctacatccactctcctcaacctcctaaccaagtgagggttccactatcttgaagcttcaaccaagcttccaatctctttacaattggattatggttccaattcaccctcttggacttttggctccaagcaccctttacacttcttcaagagatatccctctcttgaacaacctatcaagtgatacccctcacttgagaaaatttctcacaaagatatacaaataatgatctctcaaaatcctagtaatagaactttaggttcaaagatacaagaaaaactaggattgaatggtgcactaaagatatgcaagttttggaataatggtgcactaaaaaatactcttccaaggctcaaatataatcaagaatgatttgggaaggttaagcttatgaaacaatgaagattggagcctttttatagaagaaaaaagtcaaactagccattGAGGGTTCGACCagtcgagttaggggtcgaccggttgactagccgttaggaaaagtgattgttgggcctcaaccggacctcaaccggtcctcAACCAGTCCTCAACCAgacctcaactggttgaggttcaaccttgaccgggaagaaaAGGccactggaagagagagaaacgTTTTGGtctccctcaaccggtcctcgaccgggcGAGCACAACCGGTTGAccagttgagccatttttttggctcaacactcaacctttttcaacttaaaaccttgtaacacaaatttgaaaatcatttaacacaaggttttagttgaaaacatgaaatcatccaattcttaagatatttaaaacaatattactcttggatgattttggtgcataaataaagaatgaaatgcatgaaagtcctagtgcaccaacaaccttacaaagagatcttaagaagctttggtcttgaaaaactattctctttgaggtggtcttcttcttcatgatttctccttggcttgatttgtctttggattgccactttggaagtcgtcctgcctaatcacacttgaaatatgatcattagttctaaaccttgttttgttatcatcaaaatcaagattaac
The sequence above is drawn from the Vitis riparia cultivar Riparia Gloire de Montpellier isolate 1030 chromosome 6, EGFV_Vit.rip_1.0, whole genome shotgun sequence genome and encodes:
- the LOC117916856 gene encoding uncharacterized protein LOC117916856, translating into MSETTPTTSDSSPLDSISKVQSTIQALSHIVTVVPPSLSSSPNPSLALLHDPQITSQISSLLRQPNSGAGDNNLCRWLYDTFQSSDPKLQLVVLRFIPIIAGVYLSRVLRKHLAGFEAVLLVLYAHETTSRAGQAITVNVPDLSHSSIYHETKAPLKKDDTEQNLAVVSPSLEPHGTVRSSRRARIVGVALELYYSKISQMPVGSKVDFCEFCVVWAGQNGDMYKEGGVQEKGISGTTESEKEREVNEGRIPLPWELLQPVLRILGHCLMGPTKNKELSEAASAACRSLYARSLHDIDPKAILATESLLRLGKLELQSNNDFDPTDIPKSHLITL